From a region of the Streptacidiphilus albus JL83 genome:
- a CDS encoding chloramphenicol phosphotransferase CPT family protein: protein MTTAADLPGEPGGLVIFLNGTSSSGKSSIAQELLPLLDDVYYRMAVDSFHAIRGGRQITPDELPTVLRKTWMGFHRAVAGMAAAGNNIVVDHILSEEWRLLDCLELLDPQRVVLVGIRCALPELERRELVRGDRPPGLAARQIEQVHAHGAYDVEVDSGTTGPLDCARQIREFLCHRPTPTAFERLRALRPTTGAPVSLDAETAQRR from the coding sequence ATGACCACAGCAGCAGACCTCCCCGGCGAGCCCGGTGGACTGGTGATCTTCCTGAACGGCACGTCGAGTTCCGGGAAGTCGAGCATCGCCCAGGAACTGCTCCCACTGCTCGACGACGTCTACTACCGCATGGCGGTCGACAGCTTCCATGCCATCCGCGGCGGCCGGCAGATCACGCCGGACGAGTTGCCGACCGTACTCAGAAAGACCTGGATGGGCTTCCACCGGGCCGTCGCCGGCATGGCCGCCGCCGGCAACAACATCGTGGTGGACCACATCCTCAGTGAGGAGTGGCGGCTGCTGGACTGCCTGGAACTGCTCGACCCGCAGCGCGTCGTCCTGGTCGGCATACGCTGCGCGCTGCCGGAGTTGGAGCGCCGGGAGCTCGTCCGCGGCGACCGCCCGCCGGGCCTCGCCGCCCGGCAGATCGAGCAGGTCCACGCCCACGGCGCCTACGACGTCGAGGTCGACTCCGGCACCACCGGTCCGCTCGACTGCGCGAGGCAGATCAGGGAGTTCCTCTGCCACCGGCCGACTCCGACCGCCTTCGAGCGGCTCCGGGCCCTGCGCCCGACAACGGGGGCGCCGGTGTCCCTGGACGCGGAAACGGCCCAGCGTCGCTGA
- a CDS encoding helix-turn-helix domain-containing protein, with protein MEMTPVRTAELVRAAQHGDQLAVSQLLELLTPYVRRLCGPIALADGADATQEALIAVFRKLRQL; from the coding sequence GTGGAGATGACACCCGTTCGTACCGCCGAGTTGGTGCGGGCCGCGCAGCACGGCGATCAGCTCGCGGTGAGCCAACTGCTCGAACTGCTCACGCCGTACGTACGTCGGCTGTGCGGACCGATCGCCCTGGCGGACGGCGCGGACGCGACCCAGGAGGCGCTGATCGCGGTGTTCCGGAAGCTGCGGCAACTGTAG
- a CDS encoding RNA polymerase sigma factor, which produces MRAIAVREAVRHAQRVSRSEPADLGEVPAPGDPQLAADIRDVLRRLSPEHRAVLVLRDLEGLDEQQTAQLLGVAAGTVKSRLSRARLSFRRAWQV; this is translated from the coding sequence GTGCGCGCCATCGCGGTACGTGAGGCAGTGCGCCATGCCCAGCGGGTCTCCCGCTCCGAGCCGGCCGACCTCGGCGAGGTCCCGGCGCCGGGCGACCCGCAACTCGCCGCCGACATCCGCGATGTCCTGCGGCGGCTCTCACCGGAGCACCGGGCCGTGCTGGTGCTCCGCGACCTTGAGGGCCTGGACGAACAGCAGACCGCACAACTGCTCGGGGTGGCCGCCGGCACGGTCAAGTCCCGTCTGTCCCGGGCCCGGCTCAGTTTCCGAAGGGCGTGGCAGGTATGA
- a CDS encoding SRPBCC family protein → MTYEAGAVPEDWPVADFDPVRQLRVIAAVTPGARIHERVIDAPFAAVWEVAADLERMPQWLSDIRSVRYRGTEALVVGHSRLRARFDVENSSGWCLMRSRFLLGGMAARPEEEGTRFAVLGALRIPLAGLVEPLLGPIVSRTEPRSARRFEALVRAR, encoded by the coding sequence ATGACGTACGAGGCAGGAGCAGTGCCCGAGGACTGGCCGGTGGCCGACTTCGACCCGGTGCGACAGCTGCGGGTGATAGCTGCGGTCACCCCCGGGGCCAGGATCCATGAGCGTGTCATCGACGCACCCTTCGCGGCGGTCTGGGAGGTCGCCGCCGACCTGGAGCGGATGCCGCAGTGGCTGTCCGACATCAGGTCGGTCCGCTACCGCGGGACGGAAGCCCTGGTCGTCGGCCACTCCCGGCTGCGCGCCAGGTTCGACGTCGAGAACAGTTCCGGGTGGTGTCTGATGCGCAGCCGGTTCCTGCTCGGGGGCATGGCCGCCCGGCCCGAGGAGGAGGGCACCCGGTTCGCCGTGCTGGGCGCCCTGCGGATACCGCTGGCCGGACTGGTGGAACCGCTGCTGGGTCCGATCGTCTCCCGCACCGAGCCCCGTTCGGCTCGTCGTTTCGAGGCGCTGGTGCGGGCGCGTTGA
- a CDS encoding M56 family metallopeptidase yields MRINVYVPLLIALLLAVVGPALARRLSPRAETWVLTGAALVAAVGWLGSLGLLAVSGLRSIPVGVASAGAAALLCALVGIVVSARRRGRVLLAAFTECRRSPATDADGGDLLVVDDPQVEAFALPGPPGIPGRVVVTTGMLHALEPAEREALMAHERAHLRERHHFFLLVLHLSAAACPLLRPLAKEGAYAVERWADEDAAEAVGDRGLVARAVARAALAQGSSPAGPWRNAALAATGGPVPRRVRSLLAPPLAPRPAQRMLALATFALLLALCCACLGDAGTDALHLFHGAVAAHRAVD; encoded by the coding sequence GTGCGGATCAATGTCTATGTCCCCCTCCTGATTGCCCTGTTGCTCGCGGTGGTGGGCCCGGCACTGGCCCGGCGGCTGTCTCCGCGCGCGGAGACCTGGGTGCTGACCGGTGCGGCTCTGGTGGCGGCGGTGGGTTGGCTCGGCTCGCTGGGGCTACTGGCGGTCAGCGGACTCCGTTCCATCCCGGTCGGCGTCGCCTCGGCCGGTGCGGCGGCGCTGCTGTGCGCCCTGGTCGGAATCGTCGTGTCGGCCCGTCGACGCGGACGGGTCCTGCTGGCCGCGTTCACCGAGTGCCGTCGGTCGCCCGCGACCGACGCGGACGGCGGCGACCTGCTGGTGGTCGACGATCCGCAGGTGGAGGCATTCGCCCTGCCCGGTCCGCCTGGAATACCCGGCCGGGTGGTGGTGACCACCGGCATGCTCCACGCGCTGGAACCGGCCGAGCGGGAGGCCCTGATGGCCCACGAGCGTGCCCATCTGCGCGAACGGCACCACTTCTTCCTGCTCGTGCTGCATCTGTCCGCCGCCGCCTGCCCGTTGCTGCGCCCGCTGGCCAAGGAGGGCGCCTACGCGGTGGAGCGCTGGGCCGACGAGGACGCGGCCGAGGCGGTCGGCGACCGGGGCCTGGTGGCGCGTGCGGTGGCCCGGGCCGCTCTCGCACAGGGGAGCAGTCCGGCAGGGCCTTGGCGGAACGCGGCCCTCGCCGCCACCGGTGGCCCCGTGCCGCGCCGGGTGCGGTCACTGCTCGCGCCGCCCCTGGCACCGCGCCCGGCTCAGCGGATGCTGGCGCTGGCGACCTTCGCCCTGCTGCTGGCGCTGTGCTGCGCCTGCCTCGGGGACGCCGGCACGGATGCCCTCCACCTGTTCCACGGGGCCGTCGCAGCCCACCGCGCCGTCGACTGA
- a CDS encoding BlaI/MecI/CopY family transcriptional regulator has protein sequence MEAGRRRAAGELEAAVMAVLWAADSHLTVAQVGAQLPDALAHTTVLTILSRLHAKGQLTRVRSGRGYAYAPLRDEAADTAERMFGLLDRGSDRRAVLARFVSRLSDEDERLVQQLLRGDEGS, from the coding sequence ATGGAGGCGGGCAGGCGGCGGGCCGCCGGAGAGCTGGAGGCGGCGGTGATGGCCGTGCTGTGGGCGGCGGACAGCCACCTGACCGTGGCCCAGGTCGGCGCGCAACTGCCCGACGCCTTGGCCCACACCACGGTGCTGACCATTCTGTCGCGGCTGCACGCCAAGGGGCAGCTCACCCGGGTTCGCTCCGGCCGCGGGTACGCCTACGCGCCGCTGCGCGACGAGGCCGCCGACACCGCCGAGCGGATGTTCGGTCTGCTCGACCGGGGCTCCGACCGCCGGGCGGTGCTGGCCCGGTTCGTCTCCCGGCTCAGCGACGAGGACGAGCGCCTGGTCCAGCAGTTGCTGCGCGGCGACGAAGGGTCGTAG